In a single window of the Phocoena sinus isolate mPhoSin1 chromosome 7, mPhoSin1.pri, whole genome shotgun sequence genome:
- the PFDN2 gene encoding LOW QUALITY PROTEIN: prefoldin subunit 2 (The sequence of the model RefSeq protein was modified relative to this genomic sequence to represent the inferred CDS: inserted 1 base in 1 codon; deleted 2 bases in 2 codons) encodes MAESSGRPGKSSRSNSGKGVMSAEQVIAGFHRLRQEQRGLASKAAELETELNEHCLVIDTLKEVDETCKCYRMVGGXLIEQTVKEVLPALENNQEQIQKIIETLTQRFLAKGKEINEFREKHNIRLMGEDKTPAAKENSEGAGAEASPAAVLVS; translated from the exons ATGGCAGAGAGCAGTGGTCGCCCTGGCAAGAGCAGCCGGAGCAACTCCGGGAAGGGGGTT ATGTCAGCAGAGCAAGTAATTGCTGGCTTCCATCGCCTTCGGCAGGAACAGCGG GGCCTGGCCTCCAAAGCAGCTGAGTTGGAGACGGAGTTGAATGAGCACTGTCTAGTGATTGATACTCTGAAGGAGGTAGATGAAACCTGCAAGTGCTACCGCATGGTTGGAG TGCTGATAGAGCAAACTGTCAAAGAGGTGCTGCCTGCCCTGGAGAACAACCAGGAGCAGATACAGAAGATTATTGAGACACTGACACAGCGGTTTCTGGCAAAggggaaagaaataaatgaattccgGGAAAAGCACAACATTCGTCTCATGGGGGAAGACAAGACGCCAGCAGCCAAAGAAAACTCAgaaggggctggggctgaggccaGCCCAGCTGCAGTACTGGTCTCCTAG